The Sulfoacidibacillus ferrooxidans genome contains the following window.
TTGCGCCGCTTCTTGGAAACCCGAGAGCATGGAACGCTCGCCGCCAGATAGATGCTTGCCGGAATTACCGTGCTTGCGAATTTCGGCGAGTACCTTTTGTATGATGATAAATTGATAGGGGACGAAGGGGTATGTAGCGGAGTATTCCGCACCGTCGGCGTAGCCTTTGATGTCCAGTACCGCATGGTTGAACGTAAAGAGATTTTTCAAAACGGCGTGTTCCTTATCGTAGACCATTTTAAGAAATGCGTTTGCATCCTCGGTCTTTTCCAAAATACGCTTCTTGATGACTTCATCCACCGAAGCGGAGGACAGCGATAGGCGGGTGTTGAAACGGCCCTGAATCTTGGAGAAGTCATCACCACTGATTTTCACAACGGAGTCGATGGCTTCTTGGCTGGTGACCATCACCCATACCTGGCCACGACACTTGCTACCCACTTCCTCTACGATGGACTGGAGGTTCATCATCAGGTCGCTGTCGTCGCCAATGTACTGTCCGACTTCGTCCACACAAAACAGAAGCCGGAAGTCTTTACCCTTACTGTCGACGTATTCCTTAATCTCTTCGACGAGTTGCTTGATGCTCATGTCGGTGTTCTCTTCGCCATTAAACCAGTTGCGGGCGGCAGTTTCACTCATGCCCAAAACACTTTGCAGGACAGACACGATGTCATCCTCAAAGAAAGCGTAGGAATCGCGGCTCTCTACCCACAGCGTGCCGTTAATGTCCTCAAAGGCTCTGCGAAAGTCGTCGGTCTTGCCGCGTTTGTCCACGAAACGTTCCAGTTTAGCTATCTTCAAGTCCTCGCCGTAGAAACCAAGGTGGTTGTAGAACACCTTGGCGAACACGCGCAGAACTGCCGTTTTGTCTTTGTTCATGGGTCCTTCGATGTCGATGTTAAACAGAATCGACTCTGTAGGAATGTGGGCACAACGGACGACTGTGGCGTACATCATTGGGTCGCCGAATTTATCCCCGAAGATGTCCACGGCGTGTTTACCCGCCACCTCGCGGTTGGATAACAAGTAAGACAGCATTTTCAGGAAGTGGGATTTACCGCTTCCAAAGAAGCCCGAAATCCAGACCCCAATTTTGTCGGTCGGGTGATCTATGGCTTTTGAGTAGTTATCAAAGAAGGTGTTAAAATGGCGACGGAGCTCCTTGGTGATGATGTACTCGCTGAGTTCCTGAACCAAGCTATGCTCATCATCCTGCGCCACCTTGATGACCCCGTTAATGTCACGATTGATGTCCTTTCGGAACATGCTCTGAATCTTCATGTGTTTTCCCCCGGTTAAAGCAAATTAAAAGCCCTGTAGTAGTTGCCATCATGGAACTTATTGAACAGGATTAGGCTTTGTCCGTTAAATTCCCCCGGATAGAACATCACAATCGGTATATCCGAGAATACCTGCTGCATACTGTCGAGCATCTTGTGCGACCTCATAAAGGGATACACCTTGCCTATGCCCGTCAGGAACAGCACATCACCGCGTTGGTGCGACTCGTACTTCATCTTGGCAAGGAAGGCTTCCGGAGTAGCTATCTTCTGAAGTTGAGCCAGGAGATAGTCCTTACCCTTTTTCTCCTCAAGAGATGGCACGGTGCCAAGCACCCGCTTCTCCTCCAAGATTTCGTTTAAAATCTTGTACATA
Protein-coding sequences here:
- a CDS encoding DUF1788 domain-containing protein codes for the protein MGDIKQELDKIKGRISDSNFLANKGLSNEVGIHVFKYAPQYELIVRDYIERLLHTPSDDYRVIERDMYKILNEILEEKRVLGTVPSLEEKKGKDYLLAQLQKIATPEAFLAKMKYESHQRGDVLFLTGIGKVYPFMRSHKMLDSMQQVFSDIPIVMFYPGEFNGQSLILFNKFHDGNYYRAFNLL